One Apodemus sylvaticus chromosome 14, mApoSyl1.1, whole genome shotgun sequence DNA window includes the following coding sequences:
- the LOC127665028 gene encoding calmodulin-4: MSHGFTKEQVAEFHAAFDRFDKNKDGHINVQELGEIMKQLGKNLPEQDLKALISKLDTDGDGTISFDEFLAAMEKYKKGHRAGELRTVFQVLDQDGDGFITVDELKQSLAKMGEPLSQEELEEMIRVADENQDGKVNYEEFVRLHIEN; the protein is encoded by the coding sequence ATGTCTCACGGGTTTACTAAGGAGCAGGTGGCTGAGTTCCACGCAGCTTTCGATAGGTTTGACAAGAATAAGGATGGTCACATCAACGTCCAGGAACTTGGTGAGATAATGAAGCAACTGGGTAAGAACCTCCCAGAGCAGGACCTGAAGGCACTCATATCCAAGCTGGACACTGATGGTGACGGCACCATCAGCTTTGACGAGTTCTTGGCGGCCATGGAAAAGTACAAGAAAGGCCACAGAGCAGGGGAGCTGCGGACTGTGTTCCAGGTCCTCGACCAGGATGGCGATGGCTTCATCACTGTGGACGAGCTCAAGCAAAGCTTGGCCAAGATGGGCGAGCCGCTTTcccaggaggagctggaggagatgATCCGTGTGGCTGACGAGAACCAGGATGGGAAGGTGAACTATGAGGAGTTTGTGCGCCTTCACATAGAGAACTGA